In Mastigocladopsis repens PCC 10914, a single window of DNA contains:
- a CDS encoding transposase, with amino-acid sequence MTQPKFKGKYRIESTRLPNRNYAANGWYFVTICTCDRICFLGDVNAGQVQLSTIGEITQQFWTDIPNHFDDTYIDAYVIMPNHVHGIIVIDRATNIAIDHLRDVETRHPIDVETRHGASLQRGCTEPTDEYNKFAPLKRGSLSVIINAYKSSVTRWCHKNGHDHFGWQTRFYDHIIRADGSLDQIREYIFHNPAKWELDKNNPANLWM; translated from the coding sequence ATGACACAACCAAAATTTAAGGGCAAATACCGAATTGAATCAACCCGTTTACCAAATCGGAATTATGCTGCTAATGGCTGGTACTTCGTCACCATTTGTACCTGCGATCGCATCTGTTTCTTAGGCGATGTGAATGCAGGTCAAGTGCAGCTATCAACAATTGGAGAAATTACCCAACAATTTTGGACAGACATTCCCAACCATTTTGATGACACCTACATAGATGCATATGTCATCATGCCCAATCATGTACACGGCATTATTGTTATTGATCGCGCCACTAATATTGCCATTGACCACCTACGCGATGTAGAGACGCGCCATCCCATTGATGTAGAGACGCGCCATGGCGCGTCTCTACAACGAGGATGCACCGAACCAACGGATGAATATAACAAATTTGCACCATTAAAACGGGGTTCATTATCGGTAATTATTAATGCCTACAAATCTTCTGTAACCCGCTGGTGTCACAAAAATGGTCATGACCATTTTGGTTGGCAAACCAGATTTTATGACCACATTATTCGCGCCGATGGTTCTTTAGATCAAATTCGAGAATATATTTTCCACAACCCAGCCAAATGGGAATTAGACAAAAACAATCCCGCAAATCTATGGATGTGA
- a CDS encoding DUF7925 domain-containing protein: protein MSQHNKFVKKPSKLYRSLVTAALIANGIFQFVAPVLAQTAANQEISNTATATYQDPDGNTINATSNTVTVTVAEVAGIEVTARAITDTNGGKVQTGDTLYYEYTVKNVGNDPTKFHIPAASSVGVTGPGTVTQLEYSTDNGATWIAINDADTTPIAANASIEVRATVTVNQGATLNDVIRVTLGDTGASANTQNQPRTDNAGDVYTVDAEGTPGDVVGAPVNGTREASAFLQATVEGSSYALATVLKKQSTNGYDNSGTARINDDKLSYDLSLRVELNDPTGNNITTAPLVGTTIKGFTEPRILVSDAIPKDTELAAIPTGLPAGWQAVYTTDPVSINANDATWQPLTAATNLATVTRVGFVNDPATVTSVAPGTTVTGFSIQVKVKSTVTASTFTFDNIAQLFGQTLGGTTLVYDESGDSRPSNFNDDGTIPPGSTDTNGDKIPDSPATIDDGYINDPGTLAAGDIDGNNDNTGTGPGGEVNQFQISATVSLIIGPNAAPQAVGPTDINNDFTNKAVLVPSDKSAPGSTYDPAAVTFKNTVQNTGNLATDISLVPTAPTTAADLPANTLVTITYNGVTKAYLWTGTEFRYDADGNAATADQSAIDATSKYITVPSVPAGSTITYDVKVDLPDGTALSTDSTDPEKGYPVPLTAFIDDATPGLGTELAKNTTIDRIYTGYLKMVKESQVLKGTGPDVQGTDGTFSTTAKKAAPGNIIEYRITYTNVSEAPGTGTGNVTLNARNIVITEDGTVGSNNWAKDTNNDGKLDTSNVPTTAKDSGAATIRFFNGTATAGDDATVTKYEDAVTGEVAPGENRTFGFQRQVN, encoded by the coding sequence ATGTCACAGCACAATAAATTTGTCAAAAAGCCATCGAAGCTTTACCGCTCTTTGGTTACAGCAGCATTAATAGCTAATGGAATTTTCCAATTTGTCGCGCCCGTATTAGCTCAAACAGCTGCGAATCAAGAAATTAGCAACACGGCAACAGCAACTTACCAAGACCCTGACGGCAACACAATCAACGCCACTTCAAACACTGTTACCGTTACCGTGGCAGAGGTCGCTGGTATTGAAGTGACAGCTAGGGCAATTACCGATACTAACGGAGGTAAAGTCCAAACAGGCGATACGCTCTACTACGAATATACAGTCAAAAACGTCGGTAACGACCCCACCAAGTTTCACATTCCTGCTGCAAGCAGTGTGGGTGTCACCGGTCCTGGTACAGTTACCCAACTAGAGTACAGCACTGACAACGGTGCAACTTGGATTGCTATTAACGATGCCGACACAACTCCAATTGCCGCCAACGCTTCCATCGAGGTGCGTGCTACCGTTACAGTCAACCAAGGTGCTACACTCAACGACGTCATTAGAGTTACCCTTGGTGACACAGGCGCAAGCGCAAATACTCAGAACCAACCACGGACTGACAACGCTGGTGACGTTTACACTGTAGATGCTGAGGGCACTCCTGGTGATGTCGTTGGTGCCCCAGTTAACGGTACGCGTGAGGCTAGTGCCTTCCTACAAGCCACTGTAGAGGGGTCGTCATACGCATTGGCTACAGTTCTTAAGAAGCAGAGTACCAATGGCTATGACAATAGTGGTACTGCAAGAATAAATGACGATAAATTGAGCTATGATTTGAGCCTTAGAGTAGAGCTAAATGACCCAACAGGAAATAACATTACCACAGCACCACTGGTAGGTACGACAATCAAGGGCTTCACAGAACCTCGTATCTTAGTTTCTGATGCTATTCCTAAAGACACGGAACTGGCGGCTATACCGACTGGTTTACCAGCGGGGTGGCAAGCAGTTTACACCACTGACCCCGTTAGCATAAATGCCAATGATGCTACCTGGCAACCACTCACAGCAGCGACTAACCTAGCTACAGTCACCCGCGTCGGTTTCGTCAACGATCCAGCCACAGTCACTTCTGTTGCTCCTGGCACAACAGTAACCGGATTCTCTATACAAGTCAAAGTTAAATCAACTGTCACTGCATCAACCTTTACGTTTGACAACATTGCTCAGTTATTTGGTCAAACCCTCGGGGGCACAACCCTAGTCTACGACGAATCTGGTGATAGCAGACCCAGTAACTTCAACGATGATGGCACGATTCCTCCAGGCTCTACAGATACCAACGGTGATAAGATTCCTGACTCGCCTGCAACCATAGATGACGGCTATATCAACGATCCTGGTACGTTAGCCGCTGGTGATATTGATGGTAACAATGACAACACTGGAACTGGTCCTGGTGGTGAGGTGAACCAGTTCCAAATTTCTGCTACCGTGTCGTTAATAATTGGTCCCAATGCCGCTCCACAAGCTGTTGGTCCGACTGACATTAACAATGACTTCACTAACAAAGCTGTCCTAGTACCATCTGACAAGTCTGCACCAGGAAGCACTTATGACCCTGCGGCTGTCACCTTCAAAAACACAGTACAAAATACTGGTAATCTAGCGACAGACATCTCCTTAGTTCCAACTGCACCGACAACTGCTGCTGATCTACCTGCAAATACGTTAGTAACCATTACTTATAATGGTGTTACTAAAGCTTATCTATGGACAGGGACTGAATTCAGGTATGACGCAGATGGCAATGCTGCTACCGCTGACCAATCTGCCATTGATGCCACCTCTAAGTACATCACCGTTCCGAGCGTACCAGCGGGCAGTACTATTACATACGACGTGAAGGTAGATCTCCCAGATGGGACTGCACTCTCCACCGATTCCACCGATCCTGAAAAGGGCTACCCAGTTCCTCTGACTGCTTTCATCGATGATGCAACTCCTGGTTTAGGTACAGAACTTGCCAAGAATACCACCATTGACCGGATTTACACAGGCTACTTGAAGATGGTGAAAGAGTCGCAAGTCTTGAAAGGAACTGGTCCAGATGTGCAAGGAACCGATGGCACTTTTAGCACCACTGCGAAGAAGGCTGCACCTGGAAACATTATTGAGTACCGAATTACTTATACGAACGTTTCTGAAGCCCCTGGTACTGGAACTGGAAACGTGACTTTAAATGCCAGAAATATCGTGATTACTGAAGATGGCACAGTTGGCAGCAATAACTGGGCGAAGGATACCAATAACGACGGCAAGCTGGATACCAGCAACGTACCGACTACAGCTAAAGATTCTGGCGCCGCAACCATCAGATTCTTTAATGGAACAGCAACTGCTGGAGATGACGCAACTGTCACTAAGTATGAGGATGCTGTGACAGGCGAAGTTGCGCCTGGTGAGAATAGGACATTTGGATTCCAACGCCAGGTGAACTAG
- a CDS encoding right-handed parallel beta-helix repeat-containing protein: MNATLYYKIGLAVVLLILILPKEAISQPPLLPSPTPLLSLRVVVNSNQDGAVQADDVVTLREAIAIVNGTLPVQQLSASEKTQVTPLNANNASRIEFNLPQKQTTIRLVDVLPPLATPGLVIDGSTQPGYDASKSATPIVAITPATDKEVFRGFTVATDKITIRGLSIYGFTSRHGATASTPPADIFIGFAPYENRMGASKMSTPRISQPPQNVVIENNWLGIPPNASMPSITSAFGVSVFNGVNTTIRRNRIANHDGSGIITAVRAENLQIIQNIIQRNGFAGMPDAIRLEGIISNAQVTANLIQDNAGSAVYLFKPEGLVKIHRNNINRNGRQLQRAAIYLMGNNHEVLNNKITEQSGPGIVVAAYPQSKGNRIQNNQFAKLQGLSIDLVAQQNVGVKDYQQGDGANPITDSYQRRRKTGNFGIDAPRFLSPEFFIDQKKATVTFDGVATPGSVVQIYRVREDTDTQGPLNEVITTVNVDKTGRFSFTLGNLKAGERLSAIAIHPQYGTSEPAMNAVIRSIDGNSTAN; this comes from the coding sequence ATGAACGCAACTCTGTATTACAAAATTGGTCTGGCTGTTGTCTTATTAATTTTAATACTGCCAAAAGAGGCTATTAGTCAGCCCCCACTCCTCCCCTCTCCCACTCCCCTCCTCTCCCTACGGGTGGTGGTTAACAGTAACCAGGATGGGGCGGTGCAAGCTGATGATGTGGTGACATTGCGGGAAGCGATCGCCATTGTCAATGGTACTTTGCCAGTGCAACAACTAAGCGCATCTGAAAAAACTCAAGTAACACCCCTCAATGCTAACAATGCATCGCGGATTGAGTTTAATCTGCCACAAAAGCAAACCACCATCCGCCTTGTGGATGTCCTACCACCCCTCGCGACTCCTGGATTAGTCATTGATGGTAGCACTCAACCGGGCTATGACGCTAGTAAATCGGCTACTCCAATTGTAGCAATTACCCCTGCTACAGACAAGGAAGTTTTCCGTGGTTTTACGGTAGCGACCGATAAAATTACGATTCGTGGTTTGAGTATCTACGGTTTTACCTCCCGTCATGGTGCTACGGCAAGTACACCGCCTGCGGATATTTTTATCGGCTTTGCACCCTATGAGAATCGCATGGGCGCGAGCAAGATGTCCACCCCACGTATCAGTCAACCACCCCAAAATGTGGTTATTGAAAATAATTGGTTAGGCATTCCACCTAATGCAAGTATGCCGTCAATCACTTCGGCATTTGGAGTGTCTGTTTTCAACGGTGTGAACACTACTATTCGGCGTAACCGCATTGCCAATCACGATGGGAGCGGCATTATTACTGCTGTTCGCGCAGAGAATTTGCAAATTATACAAAATATTATTCAGCGTAATGGTTTTGCTGGGATGCCCGATGCTATTAGGTTGGAGGGTATAATTAGCAACGCCCAAGTGACAGCAAATCTGATTCAAGATAACGCTGGCAGTGCCGTGTATCTTTTTAAGCCAGAAGGTTTAGTAAAAATTCACAGAAACAATATTAACCGAAATGGTCGGCAATTGCAACGAGCAGCGATTTACCTGATGGGTAATAACCATGAAGTACTCAATAACAAAATCACTGAACAATCTGGACCTGGGATTGTAGTAGCAGCTTATCCTCAGAGCAAAGGCAATCGCATTCAAAACAATCAATTTGCAAAGTTACAAGGACTCAGTATTGATTTAGTCGCTCAACAAAATGTTGGTGTTAAAGACTACCAACAAGGCGATGGGGCAAACCCAATTACCGATAGTTATCAGCGTCGCCGCAAGACAGGCAATTTTGGTATTGATGCGCCACGTTTTTTAAGTCCAGAGTTCTTTATAGACCAAAAGAAGGCAACCGTCACTTTCGATGGCGTTGCCACTCCTGGTTCTGTAGTGCAAATTTATCGTGTACGTGAAGATACTGATACTCAAGGACCGCTTAATGAAGTCATTACCACTGTAAATGTTGATAAAACTGGTAGGTTCTCCTTCACTTTGGGCAACCTAAAAGCTGGAGAACGCTTGAGCGCGATCGCCATTCATCCCCAGTATGGAACCTCTGAACCTGCTATGAACGCAGTGATACGTTCAATTGATGGAAATAGCACAGCCAATTAA
- a CDS encoding DUF11 domain-containing protein, which translates to MRPQTKQQITSGSMWLQRLTATTVLVVSVLHSSIPIKAQQVDNNVARLALSNQASYTYTDSASNYTFQGTTTQIALDPNPLIDPFGRILGCGGQALSDYTGFSVGLYESNPNDPTGTELGQLVPLTRTEVPDNPNNDIPLGKAPNIENLNPYSISNNTPGQYSFLFDENKGQTDVGRIYILVINPPANTIYQQRRVKIEIVGNTDSNNTKIISYVATSLDNEPITSSGGTRVNESSVLVPNAETVGLDFSAFNFTTNLCQTNQAQIVKTGDRATAEPGDTVIYRLSVKNLGDADMNNVVITDNLPLGFNFLSKQTQGEIDGQRVTITSERNGSTVTFRTDKTIPQGKVLNIAYATQLTTDSIRGSGRNSAIVNAERVDNRFRIKDGPATHQLKIRAGITSDCGTIIGRVFVDKNFDGEQQPGEAGIPNAVIFMEDGNRITTDPNGLFSVANVLPGNHTGVLDLSSLPGYTLAPNVKFRERNSQSRLVRLEPGGMVRMNFAVTPTFQEQVKK; encoded by the coding sequence ATGCGTCCGCAAACAAAACAGCAGATTACTTCTGGCAGTATGTGGTTGCAAAGGTTAACGGCAACAACTGTTTTAGTCGTAAGTGTCTTGCATAGTTCCATTCCTATTAAAGCACAACAAGTAGATAACAACGTTGCGCGTCTAGCGCTCTCAAACCAAGCTAGTTATACTTATACAGATTCTGCTAGTAATTATACATTTCAAGGAACTACTACTCAGATTGCACTTGATCCTAACCCATTAATTGACCCGTTTGGGCGAATTTTAGGCTGCGGTGGACAAGCTTTATCTGACTATACAGGTTTTTCTGTCGGTTTGTACGAATCTAACCCCAATGATCCCACAGGGACTGAATTGGGTCAATTGGTTCCCCTGACTCGGACAGAAGTGCCTGATAATCCTAACAACGACATTCCGCTTGGAAAAGCGCCAAATATTGAAAATCTTAACCCCTACTCCATTAGTAATAACACTCCTGGTCAATATAGTTTCCTCTTCGATGAAAACAAAGGTCAAACCGATGTAGGTAGAATTTACATTCTTGTCATCAATCCACCAGCAAATACCATCTACCAGCAGCGGCGCGTCAAAATTGAAATCGTTGGCAACACTGACAGTAATAATACCAAAATCATCAGCTATGTTGCTACTTCCTTGGATAATGAGCCAATTACTAGCTCTGGCGGAACCAGGGTCAATGAATCATCTGTCTTGGTTCCCAATGCTGAAACAGTAGGACTAGATTTTTCTGCTTTTAATTTTACCACAAATCTTTGCCAAACCAATCAGGCGCAGATTGTCAAAACGGGCGATCGCGCTACTGCTGAACCAGGAGATACGGTCATTTACCGCCTCTCGGTGAAGAATTTGGGTGATGCCGATATGAACAATGTGGTTATCACCGACAACTTACCTTTGGGATTCAACTTCTTATCTAAACAGACACAGGGAGAGATTGACGGTCAGCGCGTCACTATAACTTCGGAACGCAATGGCTCCACGGTAACATTCAGAACAGACAAAACTATCCCACAGGGGAAAGTACTGAATATTGCCTACGCTACCCAACTGACGACCGACTCTATACGGGGTTCCGGTCGCAACAGTGCGATCGTTAATGCAGAACGAGTTGACAACCGTTTTCGTATCAAGGATGGTCCAGCAACTCACCAGTTGAAAATTCGAGCAGGAATTACATCTGACTGCGGCACTATTATCGGTCGCGTGTTTGTCGATAAGAACTTTGATGGTGAACAGCAGCCTGGTGAAGCAGGAATTCCTAATGCAGTGATTTTCATGGAAGATGGGAACCGCATCACCACAGACCCCAATGGTTTGTTCTCCGTTGCCAATGTTTTGCCTGGAAACCACACGGGTGTTTTAGACCTTAGCAGTCTCCCTGGTTACACCTTAGCTCCCAATGTTAAATTCCGCGAACGTAATAGCCAATCTCGCCTTGTACGTTTAGAGCCTGGTGGGATGGTACGCATGAACTTCGCAGTCACCCCCACCTTCCAGGAGCAAGTCAAGAAATGA
- a CDS encoding PAS domain-containing protein, whose protein sequence is MTQQATSLEEIFAGDSEMAALMRTFNWAQTPLGPVEYWSESLRLAVKILLAARTPMQILWGSEYIHFYNDSYRPILGAKHPKSLGQRGCECWQEVWDFTSLHLDRVRATGEASWSDDQLVLIDRNGYLEECYFTFSYTPVRDESGAVGGIFNTVNETTQRVIGERRHRMQGAFVAEVTKAKTAEEICAIAAEVLANNPADIPFALLYLLDSPKEQARLVETVRLEGDTLASSRFLDLTEEDHDLMLSRVALTGKPELVKLNTRFRVRTSEPWGKPPHSALVIPIAAPGLERPAGFLVAGINPCRPLDEDYRSFLEMMTSHIAIAVANVRAYEAGKQAEAIAGLEKAKTAFLGVLSARSGEELRVKGLQSGADDNLIKPFSTREEVARIDTNLKLSKLSEEMAHEQELCVEAETAYVEISDILESISDAFVAFDQQWRYTYINQEAARLLQKTREELLDQQIWDVFPDVVGTTFEREFRRAVAEQVTVDFEEFYQPYNISIEVRAYPSDKGLAVYFRDITQRKIAQEALRQSEERFAKLAENVPGVIYQYRRNPDDTDKFTYISSSWLNVFEIEPHLVQHNSSLAWQSVHPDDLAAFRDSINVHAYTGERWQHEFRIVTPSGKIKWIQGIARAQQQPDGAVLWDGILQDISERKFAEEALQQSEAKFRRTFECNMVAMGIWTRAGTILDANDALLNLIGYNRQELEAGVINWRQMTPPQSIHVDERALAEIQDKGIVTPFEKEYIHKDGRHIPVLIGGALFLDNSETGVFFAIDLTERKRAEEALRQSETLLNALLASAPIGIAFLDRDLRYIHVNEALAGINGLPLSEHLGRTLGEVLPQWAPEIAPILEQVMQTKEPLLNQEISGETNPPGVYRHSLVNYYPVCLPDSQVLGVGVTAIDVTELKRTQAQAQQLLEREQAARAEAESANRIKDEFLAVLSHELRSPLNPILGWAQMLRTRKYDEKATNRALETIERNAKLQAQLIEDLLDVSRILRGKLVLNDFPVNLVATIEAAIETVRLAAEAKTIQIQTILNTDVGVVLGDTNRLQQVVWNLLSNAVKFTPKGGRVEIRLERVGCFAQIQIRDTGKGINPEFLPYVFEYFRQENSSTTRQFGGLGLGLAIVRYLTEMHGGSVGVESAGEGQGATFTVRLPVTDSSQLQVLNPELNSDHTLTIQDAVLSGMRVLIVDDEADIRQLLAFILEESGAEVTIAGSAAEALVAFEQSVPDVLLSDIGMPDVDGYMLMRQIRALSPERGGQTLAIALTAYAGEYNQQQALAAGFQMHISKPVEPDELIKAIAPLRRAQSAIAQRAVRCTQSPA, encoded by the coding sequence GTGACCCAACAAGCAACTTCCCTTGAGGAAATATTTGCTGGTGACAGCGAAATGGCTGCGCTGATGCGGACGTTCAACTGGGCACAAACACCGCTAGGTCCAGTAGAATATTGGTCCGAGAGCTTACGACTGGCGGTGAAAATCCTGTTGGCTGCAAGAACCCCCATGCAGATACTTTGGGGATCAGAATATATACACTTCTACAACGATTCTTACCGCCCCATTCTCGGAGCCAAACATCCCAAAAGTCTGGGACAAAGAGGCTGTGAGTGTTGGCAAGAGGTTTGGGACTTTACTAGTCTGCACCTTGACCGGGTTAGAGCGACTGGCGAGGCGAGTTGGTCAGATGACCAACTCGTTCTGATTGATCGTAACGGCTATCTTGAAGAATGTTATTTTACCTTTTCGTACACCCCAGTGCGCGATGAATCGGGGGCAGTGGGTGGCATCTTTAACACCGTTAACGAGACGACCCAACGCGTCATAGGGGAGCGCCGTCACCGGATGCAAGGTGCTTTCGTCGCGGAAGTCACCAAAGCTAAAACAGCCGAAGAGATTTGTGCGATCGCCGCAGAAGTCTTAGCCAACAACCCCGCAGACATCCCCTTTGCGTTGCTCTATCTGCTTGATTCTCCTAAAGAGCAAGCCCGTTTAGTAGAGACAGTTCGCTTGGAAGGCGATACATTAGCAAGTTCTCGGTTCCTTGACTTGACAGAGGAAGACCATGACTTGATGTTATCACGAGTGGCGCTCACAGGGAAACCTGAACTTGTGAAACTAAACACACGGTTTCGCGTTCGGACGAGCGAACCTTGGGGAAAACCCCCCCACTCGGCACTGGTCATCCCAATTGCTGCACCAGGTCTAGAGCGTCCGGCTGGATTTCTGGTTGCAGGTATTAACCCCTGTCGTCCCCTTGATGAGGATTACCGCAGCTTCCTAGAAATGATGACTAGTCATATTGCCATCGCAGTTGCTAATGTCCGCGCCTATGAAGCAGGCAAACAAGCTGAAGCTATTGCAGGGCTTGAGAAAGCAAAGACTGCCTTCTTGGGTGTACTTTCTGCAAGATCTGGAGAAGAATTGCGTGTAAAAGGGCTACAATCTGGGGCAGATGATAACCTCATCAAGCCATTTTCTACCCGCGAAGAGGTTGCCAGGATTGATACTAACCTGAAGCTATCTAAATTGTCTGAGGAAATGGCACACGAGCAAGAGTTGTGTGTTGAGGCAGAAACAGCATATGTAGAGATTAGTGATATTCTTGAGAGCATCAGTGATGCTTTTGTTGCCTTTGATCAGCAGTGGCGCTACACTTATATCAACCAAGAAGCAGCACGGCTTTTGCAAAAAACGCGGGAAGAGTTGCTGGATCAGCAAATCTGGGACGTTTTTCCGGATGTAGTAGGTACCACGTTTGAACGAGAATTTCGGCGAGCTGTTGCCGAGCAAGTGACAGTTGATTTTGAAGAATTTTACCAACCTTACAATATATCGATAGAAGTCCGTGCCTATCCCTCTGATAAGGGACTTGCTGTTTATTTTCGTGATATTACCCAACGCAAAATTGCACAAGAAGCCCTGCGACAGTCGGAAGAACGGTTTGCCAAACTCGCAGAGAATGTGCCAGGAGTGATTTATCAGTACCGTCGCAACCCAGATGATACAGATAAGTTTACCTACATTAGTTCAAGTTGGCTAAACGTTTTTGAAATAGAGCCACATCTTGTTCAGCACAATTCCTCACTGGCGTGGCAAAGTGTTCATCCAGACGACCTAGCTGCCTTTAGAGATTCTATCAACGTTCATGCCTATACAGGGGAACGCTGGCAACACGAGTTCCGCATTGTGACTCCCTCTGGGAAGATAAAATGGATACAAGGAATCGCAAGAGCGCAACAGCAACCGGATGGAGCCGTGCTTTGGGACGGTATCTTACAGGATATTAGCGAACGCAAATTTGCCGAGGAGGCACTGCAGCAAAGCGAAGCTAAATTCCGTCGCACCTTCGAGTGTAACATGGTGGCAATGGGCATCTGGACGCGAGCGGGCACCATCCTTGATGCTAATGATGCTCTGCTCAACCTCATTGGCTACAATAGACAAGAACTGGAAGCAGGAGTGATCAATTGGCGTCAGATGACTCCACCGCAATCAATCCATGTTGATGAGCGCGCCTTGGCTGAGATTCAAGACAAAGGCATTGTCACGCCTTTCGAGAAAGAGTATATCCATAAGGATGGTCGGCATATTCCAGTTCTCATCGGCGGTGCATTATTCTTAGATAATTCAGAAACTGGAGTTTTCTTCGCCATTGACCTAACCGAACGCAAGCGTGCAGAAGAAGCACTACGTCAGAGTGAAACCCTGCTCAATGCTTTACTTGCTAGCGCACCTATCGGTATCGCTTTTTTAGACCGGGATCTGCGCTACATTCATGTCAATGAAGCGCTAGCAGGAATTAATGGTTTGCCGTTGAGTGAACATTTGGGTCGCACTCTTGGGGAAGTTCTGCCCCAATGGGCACCCGAAATTGCACCTATTCTTGAGCAAGTGATGCAAACTAAAGAACCTCTGTTGAATCAGGAGATCAGTGGAGAAACCAATCCACCAGGGGTCTATCGCCATAGCCTAGTTAACTATTATCCTGTTTGTTTGCCTGATAGTCAAGTATTAGGGGTTGGCGTCACTGCAATTGATGTGACTGAACTCAAGCGGACACAAGCTCAAGCGCAACAACTGTTGGAAAGAGAGCAAGCTGCACGAGCCGAAGCGGAATCTGCTAACCGCATTAAAGATGAGTTTTTGGCGGTGCTTTCTCATGAATTGCGATCGCCTCTCAACCCTATACTCGGTTGGGCACAAATGCTGCGGACGCGCAAGTATGATGAAAAAGCCACGAACCGTGCCTTAGAAACTATTGAGCGAAATGCCAAGTTACAAGCGCAACTGATTGAAGACTTGTTAGATGTTTCTCGGATTTTGCGTGGCAAACTGGTTTTGAATGACTTCCCAGTCAATTTGGTTGCGACAATTGAAGCCGCAATCGAAACGGTTCGTTTGGCAGCAGAAGCAAAAACAATTCAAATTCAAACGATCCTGAACACTGATGTAGGAGTGGTATTAGGAGATACTAATCGCTTACAACAAGTCGTTTGGAATCTGCTCTCAAACGCTGTCAAATTCACACCCAAGGGGGGACGAGTGGAAATCCGCTTAGAGCGAGTTGGGTGTTTTGCTCAAATTCAAATCAGGGATACTGGAAAAGGGATTAATCCAGAGTTTCTGCCTTATGTATTCGAGTACTTCCGGCAAGAAAACAGCAGCACAACCCGTCAGTTTGGCGGACTAGGGCTGGGACTGGCAATTGTACGCTATTTGACAGAAATGCATGGTGGCTCTGTGGGAGTAGAAAGTGCAGGAGAAGGACAGGGGGCGACATTTACAGTCAGGCTACCAGTCACTGATAGTTCACAGTTGCAAGTCCTGAATCCTGAGTTAAATTCTGACCATACACTTACCATTCAAGACGCCGTACTCTCTGGTATGCGTGTCTTAATTGTAGATGATGAAGCAGATATCCGACAATTACTTGCCTTCATTTTAGAAGAGTCTGGAGCCGAAGTCACGATTGCGGGATCAGCTGCTGAAGCACTGGTAGCTTTTGAGCAGTCAGTACCAGATGTTCTGCTTTCTGATATTGGCATGCCAGATGTGGATGGTTATATGTTGATGCGTCAAATTAGGGCTTTGTCACCAGAACGTGGAGGACAGACACTGGCGATCGCTCTGACAGCCTACGCAGGAGAGTATAATCAGCAGCAAGCACTCGCCGCCGGCTTTCAAATGCATATTTCCAAACCTGTAGAGCCTGATGAGTTGATTAAGGCGATCGCCCCTTTGAGGCGGGCGCAAAGCGCCATCGCCCAAAGGGCTGTGCGCTGCACACAATCACCAGCTTAG